The following DNA comes from Bombus terrestris chromosome 2, iyBomTerr1.2, whole genome shotgun sequence.
GATAATGAAGCAAAcattgaataatatataatacataatataaatataatatatataataataatatataatttaacgcGTTATATACCTTCTCCACTTTGATTAATTTGCTGCAATGTTTTTCGGCTTCTTGGGGGTAAGTATAAATCTTCCATTTCTtttgatttttcttcttcttcaactttttttctgaaattttcagGAATAATTTCGGCCTAAAATCAAtcagaataaaaatgtttcagtTATCTTtttatacatagaaatattataaagtatatttgatatcaaaaaattatattcacCCAATCTTTACtctcatcatcattatcattgGGTTGATTAACTGGTTCGGATTCTTCTTCGAATGCAGCAAAACTAGCAACTTTGAATGCTGATAACAGTTCATCTCCAACTGTTGAAGGTCCTTCATCTCTCGTTTCCGCTCTCCTCAGAATTTCATCAATATCgcactatttaaataaaaataataagaattaaTCTTTTCATCTGTACATATAGTcttaaattagaataatttaaattctttagAATAATTACAGTAGGTTCTTCATCCCCATCCTCTTCATCTTTAAATAAATCTTCAGCTCCAAATTTTAAAATAGCATTTAAATCTTCTTTATTAAATGGATTGTTATTGGTCCCTGCACTTTTTTTATCTAATACTGTTCGACCAGTTGTATCCATCCGTTGAATTACAAGATGATCCAAAACCATTTTTTGCTTTGCTCTTTCTACTATTTCCTCCTCTACAGAATTTTTTGTTACTAACCGGTAAATATTTACCTATATAAAGTGAaacattctttttaataaaatgtttactacttatgattatattattgatacaaaatattgaaataccTGATTTTTTTGTCCAATACGATGAGCTCTAGCTTGTGCTTGTAAATCATTTTGTGGATTCCAATCTGAATCAAAAATAATAACGGTGTCAGCGGTAGCAAGGTTGATACCAAGACCACCTGCTCTTGTTGataatagaaaacaaaaatcTTGCGATCCTTCTGCATTAAAATGATCTAATGCTTGTTTTCGTAGTTCTCCTTTTATACTTCCATCTAACCTTTGAAATGGAAAATGTTTTTTTTGTAGATATTCCCCAAGAATATCCAACATCCTGACCATTTGACTAAATATTAAAACCCTGTGTCCTGTCTCTCGTAATCTCACTAATAATTTATCAAGAAGAACTAATTTTCCAGAACCGCGAATTAGTTGCTGTAAATAATCTTCATTGTTATCCTTTCTTTCACTTTCAGTAGGTTTTGTAAGAAAGGCGTGGTTACAgcatttttttaattcaataacaATATTTAAGAATGTCATAGTAGAACCTTTGACGCCCTTCCGTAATGCATTATAATTCTTGGTTAATATCCatttataatattgtttttGTAAAGATGTCATTTCTACTCGTAATATTTGTTCAACTTTAGCGGGCAGAGATTTTTCAACATCTTTTTTAACACGTCGCAAAATAAATGGTTCTAATTGTTTATGTAATTTGGAATATCCCTTTTGAGCTGCATTATCATGCTCTTTTTCAAATTCTTCCCATGAATTAAATCTATGTAAACAAAAAAGACggttatagaaaattattatgactaagaaaaaatttgtaaaataaaagaaagttccTAACTTGGTAGGCATTATGAAGTGTAATAAGGCCCATAATTCTTTCAAGCTGTTTTGTAATGGAGTACCAGTTATTAAGAGCCGGTGGTTCGTATGAAATTCAGCGAGAGCTTTATACAAGAGTGAATCATCATTCTTTAGTCGATGAGCTTCATCTACCAACAACACGGCCCAATTTAAGGCACCCAAAAACGCTTTATCCTTAAGTACTATTTCATATGTCGTGAGTATGGCGTTAAATTTTAATCTCTTTGAGCTATAACACCACTCATACTCTCGAATCTGCacgtatataaaattaaatttttaatatgtgataaatatatttataatcttttaaatattgcaagagaaattcgaatttataagaataagaaaatactaCGTACAACATTACGGGAAGTAACGTCACCCAGATATGTAACAAAATTCATATCTGGTGCCCACTGTGACATTTCTCTTTGCCAGGAAGTCATTGTCGAAAGGGGCACCACTAATAAAAATGGCCCATAAAGCTGATGTGTgtggaataaataataaaggaaGCATATTGTTTGTATAGTTTTACCAAGACCCATTTCGTCTGCTAAAATAACACtgtaaacgaataaaattcattataatataatatgtatattgggAGATTAGTTAATATACTGAGagattacataatatagtgaaaTATAATCTACCTATTCTCTTTGCACCAAGAATGAATCATCCAATTTAACCCATCCATTTGATAATCTCTAAGAGTCAAATCCCGACCTTTTCCCATATAATCTGGTTGTCCTTTTAATTGGTGGAATTTGGGTCTGGATTTAAGAACTTTGCAATGTTTGCTTGGTGTTCTTTTGGACTCTTCTCTTTCacgaaattcttttattttttctggcCATTTTTTAACAATCAGTACTCCATCTTCCCATGTAGCCTCGGCATAAGGTAAACTTTCCcatttacaataataatctgGATGATCTGAATCAGGTTTGTTATATTCAGCAATAATTCTTTCAACATTATTGTAACTTTTTAGGAGATCTTGTTGAAGTTCTAATTGGCATTCAAAGTAATCTATATCTTCAGGTCCAGCATAATCCCGCCACTGCTTGATTTCCCGTTctcgtttaataaaattatctaatttttttaatccttttacTTTTTGTGCTTTCAATGACTCTTCTGATTCCCATGTGTTATGTATATGAGACCATCCCTTCCATTTTATTGAATATTGCAGTTCAGTTTCTTCATTAGACAAATCTTCCGGATTTGGATTGCCATTTTCTTCTATGGCATAAATTGTTGTTACATTTCCTGTAACTAAAAGAAAATATGCTATAGAAGAATATCTGAGAAAATAAGGATATGATCACGTTTGTgattattttgcaatttacagTTTGCAACTATTTGATAGACTAACCTCCCTTTTTACCAACTCTTTGTCCCAAAATTCGTTCAATTGTTTCTGCATTATCTGGTTCTGCATTTGCAGTGCTACCTTCTTCAACTTCTACAAGATCTTCACTATCAGTCCTCTCTTCACTTTCCTCTTTGTAGCTAATAGCAGTTCCAGTTCTTCTTGTAACTTGCCTAACAgatttgaattaatattaatttatcagtattatatggtattaaagtattttatggtattttatttttgaaaataaaataaaatacctcCTGTTATCATCACTATCAAAAGAAGAATTTTCAGATGATTCTGAAATTCGTTTCTTCCTTGTCCTTGCCTTTTCTTTGGCTTTTTGTACCGCGCGTCTATTCAACGATTTACTAGGTGGTGGTCTTCTGCTTTCGACATCATCAGATTCAGAATCGGAACTGTCTGAGTTCCATGAATTATGTGAACTGCAAAAAAAGACAATGCTAGCACATGTGTATTTaacaatataagaaatattataataatgaaaaaatgaaatacgtTTATAAACTTCATTGTTTGATACTTCTGTCATATAAGTTTATTATTTcaatgatatatttaaattatacttattaaaATCTTGCTTctactttttaataataaatacagaTTAATTCACATGCTTGATATAAAAATGTTctctttgataaaatattaatgaataatTAACCAATAATTAATACAGCAATTTactgtataatttattaaaattgtaatatataacaaggaaaaaatgttctttttctggtgtaataatttttacttaCTTTTAGTAATAGGAACATAAGGTTTCTAAGTGGTATTTTGCTATAGCATATTGATAAgattttgtatatatacatgcaGGTAATCTAACACAAATTCAGGTGAAAGATTACATACTTATTAAATGGTTCTTTTTGAGTAAAAGTTTTAATGAATTACGTAAGTGCATATGAATAGATATATAGCATAAACTAAAGctggaataaataataaaattattcaatacaATGTGATAATTTACTCAAcataataaaattgtagataAGATAGAAAACAAACAATAGTGCTACAGtggaaaaatttatttgaagcaCTAAGCTTATTAAACACAAATATAAACatcaagaatgaaaaatataaaagcacATTGATACACAATATATGCAATACATAAAAGTGCATACATAATTAACATAAAAGCTTCATAGAATTATTATCACAGCTGAAGTTGCAAGGTAGAAACGTACTACATAACAGTtacttgtatattatattatccaaattcatttttccaataaatatcacttttccaaattataaaaattaagacttataatatttttgattttatGATCATGATTCTACAcacttttgaaatatatttgaatgttaaaaaataaagaagagcttcattttttatatttg
Coding sequences within:
- the LOC100651986 gene encoding chromodomain-helicase-DNA-binding protein 1 isoform X1 — translated: MQKTLESESGKESGSDSENESKSDSSSSGSNTGSGSGSESDSSSSSGSGSGSGSDSDKSEKSDAPAQSDSFQSKSSNHSTETKVRLKNESSREWDENPDIYGIRRSSRSRKEPERLATQRESDSDSRKKFKKKGSHNSWNSDSSDSESDDVESRRPPPSKSLNRRAVQKAKEKARTRKKRISESSENSSFDSDDNRRQVTRRTGTAISYKEESEERTDSEDLVEVEEGSTANAEPDNAETIERILGQRVGKKGVTGNVTTIYAIEENGNPNPEDLSNEETELQYSIKWKGWSHIHNTWESEESLKAQKVKGLKKLDNFIKREREIKQWRDYAGPEDIDYFECQLELQQDLLKSYNNVERIIAEYNKPDSDHPDYYCKWESLPYAEATWEDGVLIVKKWPEKIKEFREREESKRTPSKHCKVLKSRPKFHQLKGQPDYMGKGRDLTLRDYQMDGLNWMIHSWCKENSVILADEMGLGKTIQTICFLYYLFHTHQLYGPFLLVVPLSTMTSWQREMSQWAPDMNFVTYLGDVTSRNVIREYEWCYSSKRLKFNAILTTYEIVLKDKAFLGALNWAVLLVDEAHRLKNDDSLLYKALAEFHTNHRLLITGTPLQNSLKELWALLHFIMPTKFNSWEEFEKEHDNAAQKGYSKLHKQLEPFILRRVKKDVEKSLPAKVEQILRVEMTSLQKQYYKWILTKNYNALRKGVKGSTMTFLNIVIELKKCCNHAFLTKPTESERKDNNEDYLQQLIRGSGKLVLLDKLLVRLRETGHRVLIFSQMVRMLDILGEYLQKKHFPFQRLDGSIKGELRKQALDHFNAEGSQDFCFLLSTRAGGLGINLATADTVIIFDSDWNPQNDLQAQARAHRIGQKNQVNIYRLVTKNSVEEEIVERAKQKMVLDHLVIQRMDTTGRTVLDKKSAGTNNNPFNKEDLNAILKFGAEDLFKDEEDGDEEPTCDIDEILRRAETRDEGPSTVGDELLSAFKVASFAAFEEESEPVNQPNDNDDESKDWAEIIPENFRKKVEEEEKSKEMEDLYLPPRSRKTLQQINQSGEGKGRKRKKLSADDSEEGEDSGSEAEGSDDERPKKRGRPRVTPRENIKSFTDAESFITQIRRFVKSYKKFPAPLKRLDDIAADAELQEKPMSELRFLGEQLKSRCEACLSEFESTAKENKGEEEGKGPGRKRGRGPTFKIGGVMVNAKSFSAAVKELEPLEQALPSDSEQRSNWHIDIKLKPANFDCDWSSEDDSRLLRGIYQHGMGSWESIKMDNNLKLGDKLLPNGSKLQLKKINTRAEYLLKVLKKQIDSKLGVTKARKPRKPKETKTAITKEIIEENDSSGGESNKSKSKVEKPSTKKEEEVIVKKETKEEVEEVVEEKKKEKKTKKEKKENKKAKKAKQAAGPMHFTANNEPRALDVLGDLDPSIFNECKEKMRPVKKALKALDRPDQSLSEAEQVAHTRQCLVQIGNQINTCLEEYRDPEQIKEWRSNLWYFVSKFTEFDAKKLYKLYKHATKKGGESNTSATSSPEKKEESSNVKKHNERHIDKQVESIKESRLQKRKIEDMEENSNSNSTLSKKHLSIISAVNSISNTSAVTIGATTITPITSTPNSTSSTTNSVDTPRHKEKESKHKDMKRDRERDRDRDRPHGDRNMDRMSGSKDERIRRDSGGYSISGHYSGSREDDHWLSRDGRDMRDGRFGDHKRDRFDSYGRMSSGYHRDRDRDRDRSIHMNDKRSDYYRYPSGPPSYGYGPGGYGGGGGGGYPPSDIPPSHFRGRGYPGDNYPSEWRPNKDYRRDYDRRPPPPNANS
- the LOC100651986 gene encoding chromodomain-helicase-DNA-binding protein 1 isoform X2, encoding MQKTLESESGKESGSDSENESKSDSSSSGSNTGSGSGSESDSSSSSGSGSGSGSDSDKSEKSDAPAQSDSFQSKSSNHSTETKVRLKNESSREWDENPDIYGIRRSSRSRKEPERLATQRESDSDSRKKFKKKGSHNSWNSDSSDSESDDVESRRPPPSKSLNRRAVQKAKEKARTRKKRISESSENSSFDSDDNRRQVTRRTGTAISYKEESEERTDSEDLVEVEEGSTANAEPDNAETIERILGQRVGKKGVTGNVTTIYAIEENGNPNPEDLSNEETELQYSIKWKGWSHIHNTWESEESLKAQKVKGLKKLDNFIKREREIKQWRDYAGPEDIDYFECQLELQQDLLKSYNNVERIIAEYNKPDSDHPDYYCKWESLPYAEATWEDGVLIVKKWPEKIKEFREREESKRTPSKHCKVLKSRPKFHQLKGQPDYMGKGRDLTLRDYQMDGLNWMIHSWCKENSVILADEMGLGKTIQTICFLYYLFHTHQLYGPFLLVVPLSTMTSWQREMSQWAPDMNFVTYLGDVTSRNVIREYEWCYSSKRLKFNAILTTYEIVLKDKAFLGALNWAVLLVDEAHRLKNDDSLLYKALAEFHTNHRLLITGTPLQNSLKELWALLHFIMPTKFNSWEEFEKEHDNAAQKGYSKLHKQLEPFILRRVKKDVEKSLPAKVEQILRVEMTSLQKQYYKWILTKNYNALRKGVKGSTMTFLNIVIELKKCCNHAFLTKPTESERKDNNEDYLQQLIRGSGKLVLLDKLLVRLRETGHRVLIFSQMVRMLDILGEYLQKKHFPFQRLDGSIKGELRKQALDHFNAEGSQDFCFLLSTRAGGLGINLATADTVIIFDSDWNPQNDLQAQARAHRIGQKNQVNIYRLVTKNSVEEEIVERAKQKMVLDHLVIQRMDTTGRTVLDKKSAGTNNNPFNKEDLNAILKFGAEDLFKDEEDGDEEPTCDIDEILRRAETRDEGPSTVGDELLSAFKVASFAAFEEESEPVNQPNDNDDESKDWAEIIPENFRKKVEEEEKSKEMEDLYLPPRSRKTLQQINQSGEGKGRKRKKLSADDSEEGEDSGSEAEGSDDERPKKRGRPRVTPRENIKSFTDAEIRRFVKSYKKFPAPLKRLDDIAADAELQEKPMSELRFLGEQLKSRCEACLSEFESTAKENKGEEEGKGPGRKRGRGPTFKIGGVMVNAKSFSAAVKELEPLEQALPSDSEQRSNWHIDIKLKPANFDCDWSSEDDSRLLRGIYQHGMGSWESIKMDNNLKLGDKLLPNGSKLQLKKINTRAEYLLKVLKKQIDSKLGVTKARKPRKPKETKTAITKEIIEENDSSGGESNKSKSKVEKPSTKKEEEVIVKKETKEEVEEVVEEKKKEKKTKKEKKENKKAKKAKQAAGPMHFTANNEPRALDVLGDLDPSIFNECKEKMRPVKKALKALDRPDQSLSEAEQVAHTRQCLVQIGNQINTCLEEYRDPEQIKEWRSNLWYFVSKFTEFDAKKLYKLYKHATKKGGESNTSATSSPEKKEESSNVKKHNERHIDKQVESIKESRLQKRKIEDMEENSNSNSTLSKKHLSIISAVNSISNTSAVTIGATTITPITSTPNSTSSTTNSVDTPRHKEKESKHKDMKRDRERDRDRDRPHGDRNMDRMSGSKDERIRRDSGGYSISGHYSGSREDDHWLSRDGRDMRDGRFGDHKRDRFDSYGRMSSGYHRDRDRDRDRSIHMNDKRSDYYRYPSGPPSYGYGPGGYGGGGGGGYPPSDIPPSHFRGRGYPGDNYPSEWRPNKDYRRDYDRRPPPPNANS